One Mercenaria mercenaria strain notata chromosome 12, MADL_Memer_1, whole genome shotgun sequence DNA segment encodes these proteins:
- the LOC123533903 gene encoding uncharacterized protein LOC123533903, whose amino-acid sequence MPICVLYTNMKRSELDKNIEERMARCISETLDKPLEIVFVSLFAETPSFCAGSRDPSMICQIHSKKVFDDPNKVSGYYPKFFETLKETTKLPGNRIIVELFSVPETHAEIGN is encoded by the exons ATGCCGATTTGTGTTCTCTATACGAATATGAAACGTTCCGAGTTggacaaaaatattgaagaacgTATGGCAAGATGTATTTCGGAAACTCTGGATAAACCTTTAGAG ATTGTGTTTGTTAGTCTTTTTGCTGAAACACCATCATTTTGTGCAGGATCACGTGATCCATCGATGATATGTCAAATACACTCCAAGAAAGTGTTTGATGATCCGAACAAAGTGTCTGGGTACTACCCGAAGTTTTTCGAGACTTTGAAGGAAACGACCAAACTACCAGGAAACAG GATCATTGTCGAATTGTTCAGCGTCCCTGAAACACATGCAGAGATTGGAAATTGA